Proteins from a single region of Crassaminicella profunda:
- a CDS encoding Na-translocating system protein MpsC family protein, producing MIDIQGIMSNLKVLYVEDEEITRMIMKKMLKKKCGKFYIGKDGQQGMELYHTHRPQLIITDLRMPNMNGMEMIKKIRKIDQECGIIIATEIEEKQYILDSVHIGIDQYLIKPIDEKMLIDAFDSVIRKIIGRMKEKEISHLLYTNKVEKQKLEDGIKLKISPFLKAKTGKGPKDIKVFIQGMQVNIKASGVLTVFEETLIQNEENITLVDYNRKVFYKSQRIEIEKLLEAILNMKVSLLDIYTNASLNVDELIFRLNIE from the coding sequence ATGATAGATATACAAGGAATTATGAGTAATCTAAAGGTTTTATATGTAGAAGATGAAGAAATTACAAGAATGATTATGAAAAAAATGTTAAAGAAAAAGTGTGGGAAATTTTATATAGGAAAAGATGGACAACAAGGAATGGAACTATATCATACCCATAGACCACAGCTTATTATTACAGACCTTAGAATGCCCAATATGAATGGAATGGAAATGATTAAGAAAATTCGTAAGATAGATCAAGAATGTGGCATTATTATTGCTACAGAAATAGAGGAAAAACAGTATATTTTAGATAGTGTGCATATAGGAATAGATCAGTATTTAATTAAGCCCATAGATGAAAAAATGTTGATAGATGCTTTTGATAGTGTTATAAGAAAGATTATTGGAAGAATGAAAGAAAAGGAGATTAGCCATTTATTATATACGAATAAAGTAGAAAAACAAAAGCTAGAAGATGGTATTAAACTAAAAATTTCTCCGTTCTTAAAAGCCAAAACGGGAAAAGGACCGAAAGATATCAAGGTATTTATTCAAGGAATGCAAGTAAATATTAAAGCATCAGGTGTACTTACTGTTTTTGAAGAAACACTGATACAAAATGAAGAGAATATTACTTTGGTGGATTATAATAGAAAAGTCTTTTATAAATCCCAAAGAATAGAAATAGAGAAATTATTAGAAGCTATTTTAAATATGAAAGTATCTCTTTTAGATATTTATACGAATGCAAGTTTAAATGTAGATGAACTGATTTTTCGTCTTAATATAGAATAA
- a CDS encoding sensor histidine kinase produces the protein MNINIHKKLMTYFILIIIITTLVTLILSNITINNNFYIRLLKNSTTKINKAIVLINKTIKKNPEHPDFKNSILSHYATLSNISIAIQTLDEKIIYETSNKLTIQEFDIDKIFEPIPLYQLHHEYRNIYYNKTKQYIAIISYYAPVTDEMDTIKLEYALYRSIFITFIITLCIGIFISMLLAKQFVIPITQLTQTARKITDGRLCTRTSINSSISELNKLATSIDYLANSLQNQENLRKKICSNISHEIKTPITTIQTHIEAFIDGIWEPSNDKLIYLYDEFERLSILIRNMENIHQLHEDNFVLNKTNFHLDQVLEKAVSLLLPQFNKKNLSIQKDLSTNIEVLMDENKLKQIIYNLLSNAYKFSFENTKVFIQSFIKDHSVIILVKNFGIVIPDAEINHMFDYLYRCSNTENITGYGIGLSIVYELVKIHEGNIHVQSSEKDGTIFKIIFPIKKIHSNPI, from the coding sequence ATGAATATTAACATTCATAAAAAATTAATGACTTATTTTATACTTATTATTATCATCACAACACTAGTAACCCTAATTCTTTCTAATATCACCATTAATAATAATTTTTACATTCGCCTATTAAAAAATTCTACTACAAAAATTAATAAAGCAATAGTCCTCATCAATAAAACTATTAAAAAAAATCCTGAACATCCCGATTTCAAAAATTCCATACTTTCACACTATGCAACACTATCAAATATTTCCATAGCCATTCAAACTCTTGATGAAAAGATCATCTATGAAACATCTAATAAGCTTACAATTCAAGAATTTGATATTGATAAGATATTTGAACCTATTCCCTTGTACCAACTCCATCATGAATATCGTAATATTTATTACAACAAAACAAAGCAGTATATAGCTATCATCAGCTACTATGCACCTGTAACAGATGAGATGGATACTATTAAACTAGAATATGCCCTATATCGCTCCATATTTATTACTTTTATTATTACGCTATGCATTGGTATATTCATTAGTATGCTCCTTGCTAAACAATTTGTCATCCCCATCACCCAATTAACACAAACAGCTAGAAAAATTACAGATGGAAGGCTCTGTACTAGAACTTCTATAAACAGTTCTATTAGTGAATTAAATAAATTAGCTACTTCCATTGACTATCTAGCTAATTCTCTACAAAACCAAGAGAATTTAAGAAAAAAAATATGTTCAAATATTTCACATGAAATCAAAACACCCATTACAACAATCCAAACCCATATAGAAGCTTTCATAGATGGTATTTGGGAACCCTCTAATGATAAACTGATCTATCTTTACGATGAATTTGAAAGATTGTCTATTTTAATACGCAATATGGAAAACATTCATCAATTGCATGAAGATAATTTTGTTTTAAATAAAACAAACTTTCATCTAGATCAAGTTTTAGAAAAAGCAGTTTCATTGCTTCTTCCTCAATTCAATAAAAAAAATTTATCCATCCAAAAAGATTTATCTACAAACATAGAAGTCCTTATGGATGAAAATAAGCTAAAACAAATTATTTACAACTTACTTTCTAATGCTTATAAATTTTCTTTTGAAAACACAAAAGTTTTTATTCAATCTTTTATAAAAGATCATTCCGTAATTATTTTAGTTAAAAACTTTGGTATCGTCATTCCCGATGCTGAGATCAATCATATGTTTGACTATTTGTATAGATGTAGTAATACTGAAAATATAACTGGGTATGGTATAGGGTTGTCTATTGTTTATGAATTAGTAAAAATACACGAAGGGAATATACATGTACAAAGTAGTGAAAAAGATGGAACAATTTTCAAAATCATCTTCCCTATAAAAAAAATTCACTCAAACCCTATTTAA
- a CDS encoding response regulator transcription factor, with the protein MYKNFRVLIIEDETSILNVIASYLENAQYEIATAMCGQCALNLFHTFNPHLIILDLMLPDLSGETICEKIRKSSDIPIIILTAKSDESSKIKGFTLGADEYVTKPFSVKVLVKRVDSLIKRCYNTLSTFSFNQGKLLIDHQKRLILKNNIPVNLTPSEYDILFLLTSNPYVAFSRKMIVEKILGHDYNGYERIIDTHIKNLRKKIEDHPKDPKYILTVFGVGYKFGGSHEY; encoded by the coding sequence ATGTATAAAAATTTCAGAGTATTAATCATAGAAGATGAAACAAGTATTTTAAATGTTATTGCATCTTACTTAGAAAACGCTCAATATGAAATTGCCACAGCCATGTGCGGCCAATGTGCTTTAAATCTATTTCATACTTTTAATCCTCATTTAATTATTTTAGATTTAATGCTTCCTGATTTATCTGGTGAAACAATATGTGAAAAAATAAGAAAATCTTCAGATATTCCCATCATCATATTAACTGCTAAATCAGATGAATCTTCTAAAATAAAAGGGTTCACCTTAGGAGCAGACGAATATGTAACAAAACCTTTTAGCGTTAAAGTTCTTGTAAAAAGAGTAGATTCACTCATTAAAAGATGTTATAACACCCTCTCTACCTTTTCATTCAATCAGGGTAAATTACTAATTGATCATCAAAAACGTTTGATTCTAAAAAATAATATACCCGTCAATTTAACACCCAGCGAATACGATATTCTATTTTTACTTACTTCTAATCCATATGTGGCATTTTCTAGAAAAATGATTGTAGAAAAAATATTAGGTCATGATTACAACGGATATGAAAGAATTATCGATACCCATATTAAAAATCTTCGAAAAAAAATCGAAGATCATCCTAAAGATCCAAAATATATTTTAACCGTTTTTGGAGTAGGTTATAAATTTGGAGGTTCTCATGAATATTAA
- a CDS encoding ATP-binding protein, protein MKCYLSYMLNILFTTILSILFIRCEKKYSLLKAKKKNEVLIQLDEKHRHIPLKNASLLYKELFEAVFYYDLQEKQLYTNDNFSKIVGYSIEEMKEMNLSNILCQKDILRFEKFIDANEQEGLLEGVFNVERKDGEVSTLEVTSWMTIVEEKKYLQGTIRDITEKSKLQETVLKTNAMLEAVMGIVHNTTFLVIDKNYEYIMFTKSHKERLKKWFGMEVDHGTNIIEVLEHIDQKTAGYNQEAIIKEKENMDRALKGEKFDDMKEVLVEGFEKQYYHTEYGPVKMEDGEIIGAVIFMRNATKEEMIKEEIIKANNSKSKFLANMSHEIRTPMNGIIGFSDLLLQSDLNEKQRKYMNVINDSAQSLLNIINEILDFSKIESGNIEIVKKSFCIKELIRVLMEIFQQKAKGKEVELTYSISSHVPDVIYTDMMKVRQVLVNLIDNALKFTEEGWIHMDVNIKEEENKHKLYFSVKDTGVGIPKEELPHIFDSFKQASINENYTRNSVGTGLGLAISKQLVEALGGSISAKSVYRKGTIFKVQIPIDPVILKKEKTHECKKKMSSISRYPNMNILVAEDNMINQLLLGELLKIHGIKYTIANNGQEAINLLEKEKIDLILMDVSMPVMDGIEATKIIKSNKKYKNIPVIALTAHALVEEREKLLREGMDAYISKPIEEKALLSILAEYSEKIKNMDVCPFVNLESKLQGDKKLVMDVSQKLIDLFTKERKVRLYELVDKKKDEELREEIHYLKGAILNFQIDEMNNALSDINKGTEKDRFESIERLWKEVKIFEKNFYEYKKMILGKVCK, encoded by the coding sequence GTGAAATGTTATTTAAGTTATATGTTGAATATTTTATTTACGACAATATTAAGTATTTTGTTTATAAGATGTGAAAAAAAGTATTCTTTACTAAAGGCAAAAAAGAAGAATGAGGTGTTGATCCAATTAGATGAAAAGCATAGACATATCCCTTTAAAGAATGCTAGTTTATTATACAAAGAGTTATTTGAAGCCGTTTTTTATTATGATTTACAGGAAAAACAATTATACACGAATGATAACTTTTCCAAAATAGTAGGATATAGTATTGAAGAAATGAAAGAAATGAATCTTAGCAATATATTATGCCAAAAGGATATTTTAAGATTTGAAAAATTTATTGATGCAAATGAGCAGGAAGGATTACTTGAAGGAGTCTTCAATGTTGAAAGAAAAGATGGAGAAGTGAGCACCCTAGAAGTAACATCTTGGATGACGATTGTAGAAGAGAAAAAATATTTACAAGGAACGATTCGAGATATTACTGAAAAATCAAAATTACAGGAGACCGTGTTAAAAACCAATGCCATGTTAGAAGCAGTTATGGGAATTGTTCATAATACTACTTTTTTAGTCATTGACAAAAATTATGAATATATAATGTTTACAAAATCTCATAAAGAAAGATTAAAAAAATGGTTTGGAATGGAAGTAGATCATGGAACAAATATAATAGAAGTATTAGAGCATATAGACCAAAAGACTGCAGGGTATAATCAAGAAGCAATTATAAAGGAAAAAGAAAATATGGATAGAGCTCTTAAGGGAGAAAAATTTGATGATATGAAAGAAGTTCTAGTAGAAGGGTTTGAAAAGCAATATTATCATACAGAATATGGCCCTGTAAAAATGGAAGATGGAGAGATTATAGGTGCTGTTATATTTATGAGAAATGCTACAAAAGAGGAAATGATTAAGGAAGAAATAATTAAAGCAAATAATAGTAAATCTAAATTTTTAGCCAATATGAGTCATGAAATTCGTACACCTATGAATGGTATTATTGGATTTTCTGATTTGTTATTACAATCTGATTTAAATGAAAAACAGAGAAAATACATGAATGTAATCAATGATTCTGCACAGTCCCTTTTAAATATTATTAACGAGATATTAGATTTTTCAAAAATTGAATCAGGGAATATTGAAATTGTGAAAAAATCATTTTGTATAAAAGAATTAATAAGAGTGCTTATGGAAATTTTCCAACAAAAGGCGAAAGGAAAAGAGGTAGAATTAACCTATTCCATTAGTAGTCATGTACCAGATGTTATTTATACGGATATGATGAAAGTTCGTCAAGTATTGGTAAATCTTATTGATAATGCATTAAAGTTTACCGAAGAGGGATGGATTCATATGGATGTGAATATAAAGGAAGAAGAAAATAAGCATAAATTATATTTTTCTGTGAAAGATACAGGAGTTGGGATTCCTAAAGAGGAATTGCCTCATATATTTGATAGCTTTAAGCAGGCAAGTATAAATGAAAATTACACCAGAAATAGTGTAGGAACAGGGTTAGGGCTTGCTATTTCTAAACAATTAGTAGAAGCTTTGGGAGGGAGTATATCAGCAAAAAGTGTATATAGGAAAGGAACAATTTTTAAAGTACAAATTCCTATAGATCCGGTTATTTTGAAAAAAGAAAAAACACATGAATGTAAAAAGAAAATGTCAAGCATCTCTCGATATCCTAATATGAATATTTTAGTAGCAGAAGATAATATGATCAATCAATTACTTTTAGGAGAATTACTAAAAATTCATGGTATAAAATATACAATAGCCAATAACGGACAAGAAGCAATAAATTTATTAGAAAAAGAAAAGATAGATTTAATTCTAATGGATGTTTCTATGCCTGTTATGGATGGTATTGAAGCTACGAAAATTATAAAAAGTAATAAAAAATATAAAAATATACCAGTTATTGCATTAACAGCCCATGCCCTTGTAGAAGAAAGAGAAAAACTCCTAAGGGAAGGAATGGATGCATATATATCTAAACCTATAGAGGAGAAGGCTTTATTAAGTATACTTGCTGAATATTCAGAAAAAATAAAAAATATGGATGTTTGCCCTTTTGTAAATTTAGAATCTAAGTTACAAGGAGATAAAAAATTAGTAATGGATGTTTCACAAAAATTGATTGATTTATTCACAAAAGAAAGAAAAGTAAGATTATATGAATTGGTGGACAAAAAGAAAGACGAAGAATTAAGAGAAGAAATTCATTACTTAAAGGGAGCGATACTAAACTTTCAAATTGATGAAATGAATAATGCTTTAAGTGATATCAATAAAGGAACGGAGAAAGATCGATTTGAAAGTATTGAAAGGTTATGGAAAGAAGTAAAAATATTTGAAAAGAATTTTTATGAATATAAAAAAATGATTTTGGGAAAAGTTTGTAAGTAA
- a CDS encoding collagenase has product MNFSLKKLACTVFLGATLTLNTMTLGFALSQNVEKQQKNISIQIQNLSGPVDTASDKSSLENSKTLPQPLQQTKKKSSGKYTLNELSNMSYDNMINTVVKIKWNDIKDLFQYTDGAQRFYSDQNRLQAVIDALAQRGSQFTTKDDMGIPTLVEILRGGFYTGFYNKELKQLNDRKVHDQCIPAILATMNNPNYKLGTQTQDEVVGAIGKLVSNASCNTEIINKATPILKQYNDNFDAYIKERSKGSAIYDILQGIEYDTSEYLRDVRDPKNTPFYGRIDNYIAEIEKIGRIKNINNDNTWLVNNAIWSMARVGRFHTDSKKGIKFLVESLNIYPKLSEPYMEVIKNIDYIYRGKDANGNTIDTKAIKEAAKNKYLPKNYSFDNGKVLIKAGDQVTLEKIKRLYWASKEVKAQFFRMIGSDNALEPGNADDILRIVIYNSPAEYKMNSVLYGYSTDNGGIYIEGDGTFFTYERTPQESIYTLEELFRHEFTHYLQGRYLVPGMWGRGAFYDNKHRLTWFDEGQAEFFAGSTRTNGVQPRRSMVGNILRYKDSDRYSLNQTVHASYNSGFTFYTFAYAFFDYMSTSDWTMFDNLCDAVKSNDVSSFDRYIASIDHNSNLNQSYKQHMKHLTDQYSSLTVPLVADTYLDNHPYKKAPEQFATIASAAKLASATVKINKSKYFNTFALRGTYTGDVAKSEAEDFKTMSKYTNDVLKQFNNASWSGYKTLTAYFVNRRVNANNQFVYDMVFHGIVTDPAAVDGPVGNAKTDEFAKSMKEKENNDTFEKANGKIIPGVTVLASLDGQDKNDMFYFEVESPSKVNIKVKNNGNAGLDFIVYDNSNSKDAVTRAKASSKTLTTSFDAQPGKYYLHVYNYSHKESAYTIDIDGKLNTSKEQEKKEEPTVDPTQNTGKDTTSQTNTSTNKTAKNELEPNDSPKKANNIITSDITVLGRLNQRDMNDIFVLNVENPGKVNINVSNKDNGKIAWTVYKDPRTRKRIANPSTRGITLKGSFDATPGKYYLHVYSFDRESYTYSINVDGAIKSSATTQENKKNSDSIDPNKKILIKGAKAFALNNNISAALNGHKNKEVYYFDITAPKKINVNISKTNNTGMNWVLYHESNLKKLVAYANPSGNKLIGSYDAKPGRYYLSVYKFDRKDASYTLNVSTH; this is encoded by the coding sequence ATGAATTTTTCATTAAAAAAATTAGCGTGCACTGTTTTTCTTGGCGCAACACTTACGTTGAATACCATGACACTAGGGTTTGCCCTTTCTCAAAATGTTGAGAAGCAACAAAAAAATATTTCTATTCAAATTCAAAATTTATCAGGTCCTGTAGATACAGCATCTGATAAGTCATCTTTAGAAAACTCAAAAACATTACCTCAACCTTTACAGCAAACTAAGAAAAAATCTTCTGGGAAATATACTCTAAATGAATTGAGCAATATGAGCTATGATAATATGATCAATACTGTGGTAAAAATAAAATGGAATGACATAAAAGATTTATTTCAATACACAGATGGTGCTCAAAGATTTTATTCAGATCAGAATCGTCTACAAGCAGTTATTGATGCTTTAGCTCAAAGAGGAAGTCAATTTACTACAAAAGATGATATGGGAATTCCAACTCTTGTAGAGATTTTAAGAGGTGGATTTTATACTGGCTTTTATAATAAAGAATTAAAACAACTAAACGATAGAAAAGTACATGATCAATGTATCCCAGCTATTCTAGCTACTATGAATAATCCTAATTATAAATTGGGAACACAAACACAAGATGAAGTTGTAGGAGCTATAGGTAAACTTGTTTCAAATGCTTCTTGTAATACAGAAATCATCAACAAAGCTACCCCTATTTTAAAGCAATACAATGACAATTTTGATGCATACATCAAAGAGCGTTCAAAAGGATCCGCTATCTATGATATCCTTCAAGGTATTGAGTATGATACTTCTGAATATCTTCGTGATGTTAGAGATCCTAAAAACACACCTTTTTATGGAAGAATCGATAACTACATTGCTGAAATAGAAAAAATAGGAAGAATCAAAAATATCAATAATGATAATACCTGGTTAGTAAATAATGCTATCTGGAGTATGGCTAGAGTAGGTAGATTCCATACAGATTCAAAAAAAGGTATCAAATTCCTTGTAGAATCTTTGAATATTTATCCAAAATTGAGTGAACCCTATATGGAAGTTATAAAAAATATTGATTACATTTATCGTGGAAAAGATGCTAATGGAAATACAATTGATACAAAAGCTATTAAGGAAGCTGCAAAAAACAAATATCTACCAAAGAATTATTCTTTTGATAATGGCAAAGTTCTTATCAAAGCAGGAGATCAGGTTACTTTAGAAAAAATCAAAAGACTTTACTGGGCCTCTAAAGAAGTAAAAGCTCAATTCTTTAGAATGATTGGTAGCGACAATGCATTAGAACCAGGTAACGCTGATGATATTTTAAGAATTGTTATTTATAACAGTCCAGCAGAGTATAAGATGAATTCAGTACTATATGGATACTCTACTGATAATGGTGGTATTTACATAGAAGGAGACGGTACCTTCTTTACTTATGAAAGAACTCCACAAGAAAGTATCTATACTTTAGAAGAGTTATTCCGTCATGAATTTACCCACTATCTTCAAGGTCGTTATTTAGTTCCAGGTATGTGGGGTAGAGGAGCTTTTTATGATAACAAACACAGATTAACTTGGTTTGATGAAGGACAAGCTGAATTTTTCGCAGGTTCTACTCGTACAAATGGTGTTCAACCAAGAAGAAGTATGGTAGGAAATATCTTAAGATATAAAGATTCTGATAGATATTCATTAAACCAAACTGTACATGCTAGCTATAATAGTGGTTTTACTTTCTATACCTTCGCATATGCTTTCTTTGATTATATGTCCACTTCAGACTGGACAATGTTTGATAACTTATGTGATGCTGTAAAATCAAATGATGTATCAAGCTTTGATAGATATATTGCTTCAATTGATCATAACAGCAATCTTAACCAAAGCTATAAACAACATATGAAACACTTAACCGATCAATATAGTAGTCTAACCGTTCCATTAGTAGCAGATACTTATTTAGACAATCATCCTTATAAAAAAGCTCCAGAGCAGTTTGCAACGATTGCATCTGCTGCAAAACTTGCATCTGCTACTGTTAAAATCAACAAATCAAAATACTTTAATACATTTGCTTTAAGAGGAACTTATACAGGAGACGTAGCAAAATCTGAAGCTGAAGATTTTAAAACAATGAGCAAATACACAAATGATGTATTAAAGCAATTCAACAATGCATCTTGGAGTGGATACAAAACGCTTACTGCTTACTTTGTAAACCGTAGAGTCAATGCTAATAATCAATTTGTATATGATATGGTATTTCACGGTATTGTAACAGACCCAGCGGCTGTAGATGGTCCTGTAGGCAATGCAAAAACAGATGAATTTGCTAAATCCATGAAAGAGAAGGAAAATAATGATACATTTGAAAAGGCTAATGGTAAAATCATTCCTGGTGTAACCGTATTAGCCAGCTTAGATGGACAAGATAAAAATGATATGTTCTATTTTGAAGTAGAATCACCAAGCAAAGTAAATATCAAAGTAAAAAACAATGGAAATGCAGGACTTGACTTTATCGTTTATGATAATTCAAATAGTAAAGATGCTGTAACTCGTGCAAAAGCTTCTTCAAAAACATTAACAACTTCTTTTGATGCACAGCCTGGAAAATATTATTTACATGTATATAATTATTCTCATAAAGAATCTGCTTATACAATAGATATTGATGGTAAATTAAATACTTCAAAAGAGCAAGAGAAAAAAGAAGAACCAACAGTTGACCCTACACAAAACACAGGTAAAGATACAACTAGTCAAACAAATACATCTACTAATAAAACGGCTAAAAATGAACTCGAACCAAATGATTCTCCTAAAAAAGCAAATAATATCATCACCTCTGATATAACTGTATTAGGTCGTTTAAATCAAAGGGATATGAATGATATATTTGTATTGAATGTAGAAAATCCAGGGAAAGTCAATATCAATGTATCCAACAAAGATAATGGTAAAATAGCTTGGACGGTTTACAAAGATCCTCGTACTAGAAAAAGAATTGCTAATCCAAGTACAAGAGGAATAACATTAAAGGGTTCTTTCGATGCTACACCTGGAAAATATTATTTACACGTGTATAGCTTTGATAGAGAAAGTTATACTTACTCTATCAATGTAGATGGTGCTATCAAAAGTTCTGCTACTACACAAGAAAATAAAAAAAACAGTGATTCAATTGACCCTAATAAAAAAATATTAATCAAAGGTGCAAAAGCATTTGCATTAAACAATAATATTTCAGCCGCTCTTAATGGACATAAAAATAAAGAGGTATATTATTTTGATATTACAGCTCCTAAAAAAATCAATGTAAACATTTCAAAAACAAATAATACAGGAATGAACTGGGTTCTTTATCATGAGTCTAATTTAAAAAAGCTTGTAGCTTATGCTAATCCATCTGGTAACAAATTAATCGGTTCTTATGATGCAAAACCTGGAAGATATTACTTATCCGTTTATAAATTTGATAGAAAAGATGCATCTTATACATTGAATGTATCTACACATTAA
- a CDS encoding GspE/PulE family protein, with the protein MFEWESSIRQRLGELLIQKGKLSKEELDEALYIQVREGKKIGQILVEKQYVTVEDILDALSIQLNIEKVNLSQVQISDKILKNIPIEIAQKYDLIPFDEQDGSIYVAMSDPDNLLAVDDVRLITGKNVKKFIASGNDIKSAIERSYKKISGDQALEDLKKEYGIDIGKEEVVVSNAEVDNAPAVRLANSILSQAIEMKASDIHIEPFEEEVLVRYRIDGALMEHMVLPQSIYDAVSTRFKIIGSMDIAEKRIPQDGRIAMEFNGKDYDFRVSSLPTVYGEKIVMRILDKNAALVERAKLGFTDYENKLISRILKMPNGILLVTGPTGSGKTTTLYSFLSEMNTPDKNIITIEDPVEYMLNRINQVQVNSKAGLTFAAGLRSMLRQDPDVIMLGEIRDEETAQIAVRASITGHFVLSTLHTNDAPSSITRLIDMGIESYLAADAVVGIIAQRLVRRLCPHCKESYTPDEGEKELLKEYGVSTLYRAKGCKECNDTGYAGRRGIHEVLMMDIDLRNAIETGKTSDEIREIAIRGGMMTLFENCKTLVLEGETTTNELVKTVHGKD; encoded by the coding sequence GTGTTTGAATGGGAAAGCAGTATTCGACAAAGATTAGGAGAATTATTAATTCAAAAAGGCAAGTTATCTAAAGAAGAACTAGATGAAGCCTTGTATATTCAGGTAAGAGAAGGAAAAAAAATTGGACAGATTTTGGTTGAAAAACAGTATGTTACAGTAGAAGACATTTTAGATGCCTTATCTATACAATTAAATATTGAAAAGGTGAATTTATCACAAGTTCAAATTTCAGATAAAATTTTAAAAAATATTCCCATAGAAATCGCACAGAAATATGATTTGATTCCTTTTGATGAGCAGGATGGAAGTATTTATGTTGCCATGAGTGATCCAGATAATTTATTAGCTGTTGACGATGTACGATTAATTACTGGAAAAAATGTAAAAAAGTTTATTGCTAGTGGAAATGACATAAAATCTGCTATTGAAAGGTCTTATAAAAAGATATCGGGAGATCAAGCTTTAGAGGATCTCAAAAAAGAATATGGGATAGATATAGGAAAAGAAGAAGTAGTAGTCTCTAATGCTGAAGTAGACAATGCACCTGCTGTACGACTTGCCAATTCAATACTCAGTCAAGCCATTGAAATGAAAGCTAGTGATATTCATATAGAACCCTTTGAAGAGGAAGTTTTGGTACGTTATCGAATTGATGGAGCTTTGATGGAACATATGGTTCTTCCCCAAAGCATTTATGATGCAGTTTCTACAAGATTTAAAATTATAGGTAGTATGGATATTGCAGAAAAGAGAATTCCTCAAGACGGAAGGATTGCTATGGAGTTTAATGGCAAGGATTATGATTTTCGTGTATCTTCTTTGCCAACGGTTTATGGAGAAAAAATCGTTATGAGGATATTAGATAAGAATGCTGCACTGGTTGAAAGAGCAAAATTAGGATTTACAGATTATGAAAATAAATTGATCAGTAGAATATTAAAAATGCCAAATGGTATTTTACTCGTAACAGGACCTACAGGAAGTGGTAAAACCACTACCCTTTATTCATTCTTAAGTGAGATGAATACACCAGATAAAAATATTATCACCATTGAAGATCCTGTAGAATATATGCTCAACCGTATCAATCAAGTACAAGTAAATAGTAAAGCAGGACTTACCTTTGCAGCAGGTCTTAGGAGTATGTTAAGACAAGACCCGGACGTTATCATGCTTGGAGAGATTCGTGATGAGGAAACAGCACAGATTGCAGTAAGAGCATCTATTACAGGTCACTTTGTATTATCAACTCTTCATACAAATGATGCACCTAGCTCTATTACAAGACTTATTGATATGGGGATTGAATCTTATTTAGCAGCAGATGCAGTAGTTGGAATCATTGCCCAAAGACTAGTCAGAAGACTTTGTCCTCATTGTAAGGAAAGCTATACTCCTGATGAAGGAGAAAAAGAATTATTAAAAGAATACGGTGTATCCACCCTGTATAGAGCAAAAGGTTGTAAAGAATGTAACGATACAGGCTATGCAGGCCGAAGAGGGATTCATGAAGTATTGATGATGGATATAGATTTAAGAAATGCCATAGAAACAGGAAAAACCAGCGATGAAATAAGAGAAATCGCCATTCGAGGAGGGATGATGACCCTCTTTGAAAATTGTAAAACACTTGTTTTGGAAGGAGAGACAACTACGAATGAATTGGTCAAGACCGTACACGGAAAGGATTGA